The proteins below come from a single Ailuropoda melanoleuca isolate Jingjing unplaced genomic scaffold, ASM200744v2 unplaced-scaffold4489, whole genome shotgun sequence genomic window:
- the LOC100464395 gene encoding protein FAM83F, translating to VIAVVMDLFTDGDIFQDIVDAAFKRRVPVYIILDEAGVKFFLEMCQSLELTDFRIRNIRVRSVTGVGFYMPMGKIKGTLSSTFLMVDGDKVATGSYR from the exons GTCATTGCTGTGGTCATGGACCTCTTCACCGATGGCGATATCTTCCAAGACATTGTGGATGCTGCCTTTAAGCGCCGGGTCCCAGTATATATCATCTTGGATGAGGCAGGTGTGAAGTTTTTCTTGGAAATGTGTCAGAGCCTAGAGCTCACCGACTTCCGTATTCGG AACATCCGTGTCCGCTCTGTGACAGGTGTTGGCTTCTACATGCCCATGGGGAAGATCAAGGGGACCCTGTCATCAACGTTCCTAATGGTAGATGGTGACAAAGTAGCCACTGGATCTTACAGGTGA